A single region of the Pseudomonas sp. VD-NE ins genome encodes:
- a CDS encoding tripartite tricarboxylate transporter substrate binding protein gives MNLSLRKVALAASCILFAGQLMAEPKRPECIAPASPGGGFDLTCKLVQSALVNQKLLSKPMRVTYMPGGVGAVAYNAVVAQRPADAGTLVAWSSGSLLNLAQGKFGRFDETNVRWLAAVGTSYGAIAVKSDSPYKTLDDLVQALKKDPSSVVIGSGGTVGSQDWMQTALIAKAAGINPRDLRYVALEGGGEIATALLGGHIQVGSTDISDSMPHIQSGDMRLLAVFADKRLDEPEMKDIPTAREQGYDIVWPVVRGFYLGPKVSDEDYAWWKDSFDKLLASDEFAKLRDQRELFPFAMTGPELDTYVKKQVADYKVLAKEFGLIQ, from the coding sequence ATGAACCTGTCACTGCGTAAAGTTGCACTGGCCGCCAGTTGCATCCTGTTTGCCGGCCAACTGATGGCCGAACCGAAACGTCCGGAATGTATCGCCCCGGCCTCCCCCGGCGGTGGTTTCGACCTGACCTGCAAACTGGTGCAGAGCGCACTGGTCAACCAGAAACTGCTGAGCAAACCGATGCGTGTGACCTACATGCCCGGTGGAGTCGGCGCGGTGGCGTACAACGCTGTGGTCGCGCAACGTCCGGCCGATGCCGGCACGCTGGTGGCGTGGTCGAGCGGTTCGCTGTTGAACCTGGCCCAGGGCAAGTTCGGTCGTTTCGATGAGACCAACGTGCGTTGGCTGGCAGCGGTCGGCACCAGCTACGGCGCCATCGCGGTGAAAAGCGATTCGCCCTACAAGACCCTCGACGATCTCGTTCAGGCATTGAAGAAAGATCCAAGCTCGGTGGTCATCGGTTCCGGCGGTACTGTCGGCAGCCAGGACTGGATGCAAACTGCACTGATCGCCAAGGCTGCCGGGATCAACCCGCGTGACCTGCGTTACGTGGCGCTCGAAGGTGGCGGCGAAATCGCCACGGCCCTGCTCGGCGGGCACATCCAGGTCGGCAGCACCGACATCTCCGACTCCATGCCGCACATCCAGAGCGGCGACATGCGCCTGCTCGCGGTGTTCGCCGACAAGCGCCTCGACGAGCCGGAAATGAAAGACATCCCGACTGCTCGCGAGCAAGGCTACGACATCGTCTGGCCAGTGGTGCGCGGCTTCTACCTGGGGCCAAAAGTCAGCGATGAAGACTACGCCTGGTGGAAAGACTCGTTCGACAAACTGCTGGCCTCCGATGAGTTCGCCAAGCTTCGCGATCAGCGTGAACTGTTCCCGTTCGCCATGACCGGCCCGGAACTCGACACCTACGTGAAGAAGCAAGTCGCGGACTACAAAGTGCTGGCCAAAGAGTTCGGCCTGATCCAGTGA
- a CDS encoding OprD family porin gives MPSMQPQASTPVRPSRFSHTALVSAAALAGFSPLSFADFIEDSSATFETRNMYFNRDFRDGTSAQQSKRDEWAQGFMLNLQSGYTDGTVGFGVDALGMLGVKLDSSPDRTGTGLLPTHDDGRAADEYSKVGLTGKVKISATELKIGSLIPELPILKPNDGRILPQTFEGGLLTSKEIKNLTFTGGRLEKAKDRDSTDFEDIALNNKNSRFAGTAAGNHFDFGGVDYKFTDKITGSYHFAQLDEVYNQHFFGLVASRPMGHGTFATDLRFAVSDDQGAARGGEIDNRSLNGLVSYALSGHKFSAGYQHMSGDSAFPYVDGSDPYLVNFVQINDFAGAEERSWQARYDFDFAKLGIPGLSFMSRYLSGDNIKLKNGEEGKEWERNTEIKYVVQSGALKDVAVRLRNATYRSNYSARDADEVRLLVSYSVALW, from the coding sequence ATGCCGTCCATGCAGCCTCAGGCGTCCACGCCTGTTCGCCCTTCCCGTTTCAGCCACACCGCCCTCGTCAGTGCCGCCGCCCTTGCCGGCTTTTCGCCGTTGAGTTTTGCCGACTTCATTGAAGACAGCAGCGCCACCTTCGAAACCCGCAACATGTATTTCAACCGCGACTTTCGCGATGGCACCAGCGCCCAGCAATCCAAGCGTGACGAATGGGCCCAGGGCTTCATGCTCAATCTGCAATCGGGTTACACCGATGGCACCGTGGGGTTCGGTGTCGATGCGTTGGGCATGCTCGGCGTCAAACTCGATTCAAGTCCGGACCGCACCGGCACCGGCCTGCTGCCGACCCACGATGACGGGCGCGCCGCCGATGAATACTCGAAAGTCGGCCTGACCGGCAAAGTGAAAATTTCCGCCACGGAACTTAAAATCGGCAGCCTGATTCCCGAACTGCCGATCCTCAAACCGAACGACGGGCGCATCCTGCCGCAGACCTTTGAAGGTGGCTTGCTCACTTCCAAAGAGATCAAGAACCTGACCTTCACCGGTGGTCGACTGGAGAAAGCCAAGGATCGCGACAGCACCGACTTCGAAGACATCGCCCTCAACAACAAGAACAGCCGTTTCGCTGGCACCGCTGCCGGCAATCACTTCGATTTTGGCGGCGTGGATTACAAGTTCACCGACAAGATCACCGGCAGTTACCACTTCGCTCAACTTGACGAAGTCTACAACCAGCACTTCTTCGGCCTCGTTGCTTCGCGGCCGATGGGCCACGGTACGTTCGCCACTGACCTGCGCTTTGCCGTCAGTGATGACCAGGGCGCAGCCCGTGGCGGCGAGATCGACAACCGCTCGCTCAACGGTCTGGTCAGCTACGCGCTGAGCGGCCACAAGTTCAGCGCCGGTTATCAGCACATGTCCGGCGACAGCGCCTTCCCGTATGTCGATGGCAGCGACCCGTACCTGGTCAACTTCGTCCAGATCAACGATTTCGCCGGCGCTGAAGAACGCTCCTGGCAGGCTCGTTACGACTTTGACTTCGCCAAGCTCGGCATTCCAGGCCTGAGCTTCATGAGCCGTTACCTGAGCGGTGACAACATCAAGCTCAAGAACGGTGAAGAAGGCAAAGAGTGGGAACGCAACACCGAGATCAAATATGTAGTACAAAGCGGCGCCTTGAAGGACGTCGCCGTGCGTTTGCGCAATGCCACTTACCGCTCCAACTACTCGGCTCGCGATGCAGACGAAGTGCGTTTGCTGGTGAGCTACAGCGTTGCACTTTGGTAA
- a CDS encoding response regulator, protein MRVLLVEDHLQLAESVAQALKSTGLTVDVLHDGVAADLALGSEEYAVAILDVGLPRMDGFEVLARLRARGKNLPVLMLTARSDVKDRVHGLNLGADDYLAKPFELTELEARVKALLRRSVLGGERQQRCGVLAYDLDTRRFTLGEELLTLTSREQAVLEALIARPGRVMSKEQLAAQVFGLDEEASPDAIEIYVHRLRKKLDGQPVAIVTFRGLGYLLESRDA, encoded by the coding sequence ATGCGTGTCCTGCTCGTCGAAGACCATCTGCAACTGGCCGAAAGTGTCGCTCAGGCGCTCAAGAGCACCGGTCTGACCGTGGATGTGTTGCACGATGGCGTGGCTGCCGATCTGGCGCTGGGCAGTGAGGAATACGCTGTGGCGATCCTCGATGTCGGCCTGCCGCGCATGGACGGTTTCGAGGTGCTCGCGCGTTTGCGCGCACGCGGCAAGAATCTGCCGGTGCTGATGCTCACCGCGCGCAGTGATGTGAAAGATCGCGTCCATGGTCTCAATCTCGGTGCCGACGATTACCTCGCCAAACCGTTCGAACTGACTGAACTGGAAGCGCGGGTCAAAGCCTTGTTACGCCGTAGTGTGCTCGGTGGCGAACGCCAACAGCGTTGTGGCGTGCTGGCCTATGACCTCGACACCCGGCGCTTCACCCTCGGTGAAGAATTGCTGACCCTGACATCCCGCGAGCAAGCGGTGCTGGAAGCGCTGATCGCCCGTCCGGGACGAGTGATGAGCAAGGAGCAACTGGCCGCGCAGGTATTCGGTCTCGATGAAGAGGCCAGCCCCGACGCGATCGAAATCTACGTGCATCGCTTGCGCAAGAAACTCGACGGCCAACCCGTCGCCATCGTGACTTTCCGTGGTCTCGGTTACCTGCTGGAAAGCCGCGATGCATAA
- a CDS encoding sensor histidine kinase, with protein MHKPSSLRWRLLWNLALLLVVLMLASGLSAYWNGREAADTAYDRTLLASARTIAAGLSQRDGTLSADVPYVALDTFAYDSAGRIYYQVNDIHQKLISGYENLPGPPPGTPRTDSYPALARFYNATYKGQNVRVVSLLKAVTEPNMNGMAEIRVAETDEARVSMARSLAADTLLRLGMLAIGALLLVWFAVSAALRPLERLRTAVEERQPDDLRPLPLVEVQHELWPLVRGLNHFTERLRGQFERQAQFIADAAHELRTPLAALKARLELGLRSNDPETWRTTLESSAQSTDRLTHLANQLLSLARVENGARAIAEGGAQLLDLSQLARELGMAMAPLAHKRGVALALEADEPVWLRGEPTLLNELLSNLVDNALAHTPPGGNVILRVTAPAVLEVEDDGPGIPLEERDRVFERFYRRNQQVAGSGLGLAIVGEICRAHLAQISLHDGEQAGLKVRVSFIAG; from the coding sequence ATGCATAAGCCCAGCAGCCTGCGCTGGCGCTTGCTGTGGAACCTCGCATTGCTGCTGGTGGTGTTGATGCTCGCCAGTGGTTTAAGCGCTTACTGGAATGGTCGCGAAGCGGCAGACACCGCGTACGACCGCACGTTGCTGGCCTCGGCGCGGACCATCGCGGCGGGCCTGTCGCAACGTGACGGCACACTGAGCGCCGATGTGCCTTACGTCGCGCTTGATACCTTCGCTTACGACAGCGCCGGGCGGATTTACTATCAGGTCAACGATATCCATCAAAAGCTGATTTCCGGCTACGAAAACCTCCCCGGCCCGCCGCCGGGGACACCGCGCACCGACAGTTATCCAGCGTTGGCGCGTTTCTACAACGCCACCTACAAAGGGCAGAACGTGCGCGTGGTCAGTCTGCTGAAAGCAGTGACCGAACCGAACATGAACGGCATGGCGGAAATCCGCGTCGCCGAAACCGACGAAGCGCGGGTGAGCATGGCGCGCAGTCTGGCGGCTGATACTTTGCTGCGATTGGGCATGTTGGCGATCGGCGCGTTGTTGCTGGTGTGGTTCGCGGTCAGTGCCGCATTGCGCCCGTTGGAGCGCTTGCGTACAGCGGTGGAAGAGCGGCAGCCCGATGACTTGCGGCCGCTGCCATTGGTTGAAGTGCAGCATGAGCTGTGGCCGTTGGTGCGTGGACTCAACCATTTCACCGAGCGCCTGCGTGGTCAGTTTGAACGGCAGGCGCAGTTCATCGCCGACGCGGCCCACGAACTGCGCACACCCTTGGCGGCGCTGAAGGCTCGGCTTGAATTGGGCCTGCGTTCGAACGATCCCGAGACGTGGCGCACGACATTGGAGTCTTCGGCGCAAAGCACCGACCGCCTGACTCATCTGGCCAATCAGTTGCTGTCGCTGGCGCGCGTCGAAAACGGCGCCCGGGCGATTGCCGAGGGCGGCGCGCAGTTGCTCGATCTGAGTCAGTTGGCCCGGGAACTGGGCATGGCCATGGCGCCACTGGCACACAAGCGCGGGGTGGCGCTGGCGCTGGAGGCGGACGAACCGGTCTGGCTGCGCGGTGAGCCGACGTTGCTCAATGAGTTGCTGAGCAATCTGGTAGACAACGCCTTGGCGCATACGCCGCCGGGCGGCAATGTAATTTTGCGCGTCACGGCGCCGGCGGTGCTAGAAGTTGAAGATGACGGGCCGGGCATTCCGCTGGAGGAGCGCGATCGGGTGTTCGAGCGGTTCTACCGGCGTAATCAGCAGGTGGCGGGTTCTGGGTTGGGGTTGGCGATTGTCGGCGAGATCTGCCGGGCGCATCTGGCGCAGATCAGTCTGCATGATGGTGAGCAGGCGGGGTTGAAGGTGCGAGTCAGTTTTATTGCCGGCTGA
- a CDS encoding HDOD domain-containing protein, with the protein MSELAEKVQQDLVEAIDNDDLVLPTLPEVALQIRKAAEDPEISVSDLSKVIGRDTALSARLIKVVNSPLLRAAQEVTDLHTAITRLGINYSSNLAIGLVMEQIFHARSEVVEQKMREVWRKSLEIAGVSYALCRRYTQLKPDQAALGGLVHQIGVLPILTYAEDHYELLSDPVSLNHVIDHIHPLLGDKLLRVWEFPERLVELPGRYQDFKRDSTAIDYVDLVQVASLYCHKDTDHPFARIDPLSVPAFRKLGIDPENKALCEDLEESRTMFY; encoded by the coding sequence ATGAGCGAACTGGCGGAAAAAGTCCAACAGGATTTGGTTGAGGCCATCGATAACGATGACCTGGTTCTGCCCACGTTGCCGGAAGTGGCCCTGCAGATTCGCAAGGCCGCTGAAGACCCGGAAATCAGCGTCAGCGACCTGAGCAAAGTGATCGGCCGTGACACCGCGCTGTCGGCGCGCCTGATCAAAGTGGTCAACAGCCCGCTGCTGCGCGCCGCGCAGGAAGTTACCGACCTGCACACGGCCATCACCCGGTTGGGCATCAACTACAGCAGCAACCTGGCGATCGGCCTGGTGATGGAGCAGATCTTCCACGCCCGCTCGGAAGTGGTCGAACAGAAGATGCGCGAAGTCTGGCGCAAGAGCCTGGAAATTGCCGGGGTCAGTTATGCGTTGTGCCGCCGCTACACGCAGCTCAAACCCGATCAGGCAGCGCTCGGCGGGCTCGTGCATCAGATCGGCGTGTTGCCGATTCTGACCTACGCCGAAGATCACTATGAGCTGCTGTCGGATCCGGTCAGCCTCAATCATGTAATCGACCATATTCATCCGCTGCTTGGCGACAAGTTGTTGCGCGTCTGGGAGTTCCCGGAGCGACTGGTGGAATTGCCGGGGCGCTATCAGGACTTCAAACGCGATTCGACGGCCATTGATTACGTCGATCTGGTGCAGGTGGCGAGCCTGTATTGCCACAAGGACACGGATCATCCGTTTGCGCGGATTGATCCACTGAGCGTGCCGGCGTTCAGAAAGCTTGGGATTGATCCTGAGAACAAAGCGCTGTGTGAAGATCTGGAAGAGTCGCGGACGATGTTTTACTGA
- a CDS encoding folate-binding protein YgfZ, translating into MADSAFFCTLSHEGVLAVRGADAGKFLQGQLTCNLNYLSDNRASLGARCTQKGRMQSSFRILLEGDGVVLAMASELLEPQLADLKKYAVFSKSKLTDESAAWVRFGVENGDDALTSLGLELPAETDSVVRNEGLIAIRVSPDRAELWAPADQADAIKAKLSTILPEAELNQWLLGQIRAGIGQVMPSTRELFIPQMLNLQAVGGVSFKKGCYTGQEIVARMQYLGKLKRRLYRLSLDTADLPEPGTQLFAPSHNSSIGEVVLAAKAGQNIELLAVLQAEAAEAGDLHLGTLEGPALHLLDLPYELDRDREIQR; encoded by the coding sequence ATGGCCGATTCTGCTTTTTTCTGCACCCTGTCTCATGAAGGCGTTCTCGCGGTTCGCGGCGCGGATGCCGGAAAATTCCTGCAAGGCCAGTTGACCTGCAACCTCAATTACCTGAGCGATAATCGCGCCAGCCTTGGTGCGCGCTGCACACAGAAAGGCCGGATGCAGTCGAGCTTTCGTATTCTGCTCGAAGGCGACGGCGTGGTCCTGGCGATGGCCAGCGAGCTGCTGGAGCCGCAACTGGCGGACCTGAAAAAGTACGCGGTGTTCTCCAAATCGAAACTGACCGACGAAAGTGCCGCTTGGGTGCGTTTCGGCGTGGAGAATGGCGACGACGCCTTGACCAGCCTCGGCCTGGAGTTGCCAGCGGAAACCGACAGCGTCGTGCGTAATGAAGGCCTGATCGCGATTCGCGTCTCGCCCGATCGCGCCGAACTCTGGGCACCGGCCGATCAGGCGGATGCCATCAAAGCCAAATTGTCCACCATCCTGCCTGAGGCTGAGCTCAATCAATGGCTGCTGGGCCAGATCCGCGCCGGTATTGGCCAGGTCATGCCGAGCACCCGCGAGCTGTTCATCCCGCAGATGCTCAACCTGCAAGCCGTCGGCGGCGTGAGTTTCAAGAAAGGTTGCTACACCGGCCAGGAAATCGTCGCGCGCATGCAGTACCTGGGCAAACTCAAGCGTCGTCTGTATCGCCTGAGCCTGGACACTGCTGATTTGCCAGAGCCTGGCACACAACTGTTTGCGCCAAGCCACAACAGCTCCATCGGTGAAGTGGTGTTGGCTGCCAAGGCCGGGCAAAACATTGAACTCCTGGCGGTGCTGCAGGCCGAAGCTGCCGAAGCCGGTGATTTGCATCTGGGCACCCTCGAAGGTCCCGCGCTGCATCTGCTCGACCTGCCTTACGAACTGGATCGCGACCGCGAAATCCAGCGCTGA
- a CDS encoding succinate dehydrogenase assembly factor 2, translated as MVEQVELNRLFWHSRRGMLELDVLLVPFVKEVYADLNQVDRDLYVRLLECEDQDMFGWFMERSESEDPELQRMVRMILDRVQPK; from the coding sequence ATGGTCGAACAAGTTGAACTGAATCGCCTCTTTTGGCACAGCCGTCGCGGCATGCTTGAGCTTGACGTGTTGCTGGTGCCGTTTGTGAAGGAGGTCTACGCAGACCTGAATCAGGTAGATCGCGATTTGTACGTGCGCCTGCTGGAGTGCGAGGATCAGGACATGTTCGGCTGGTTCATGGAGCGCAGCGAGTCTGAAGATCCGGAACTGCAGCGCATGGTTCGCATGATCCTGGATCGTGTCCAGCCCAAGTAA
- a CDS encoding protein YgfX → MSSPSNTFECRWHASRQLLAAYLLAQAFALGALFLLSIPLWASLLGAFGCLLHGFWVLPRQILLNHPEAFCGLRRDADGWQLWNQANGWQAVQLRPDSLALPLLVVLRFRLRGEWRIRSICVPRDSQAADLHRRLRVRLKFSRRRWAAPE, encoded by the coding sequence GTGTCCAGCCCAAGTAACACGTTCGAATGCCGCTGGCATGCCTCGCGGCAGTTGCTGGCGGCGTATCTGTTGGCCCAGGCGTTCGCGCTGGGCGCCTTGTTTCTGCTGTCAATTCCACTCTGGGCCAGTCTGCTCGGGGCTTTTGGCTGTCTGCTGCATGGCTTTTGGGTGTTGCCAAGGCAGATTCTGTTGAATCACCCTGAGGCTTTTTGTGGTTTGCGCCGCGATGCTGATGGCTGGCAGTTGTGGAATCAGGCCAATGGTTGGCAAGCCGTGCAGTTGAGGCCGGACAGCCTGGCGCTGCCGTTGCTTGTGGTATTGCGCTTTCGCTTGCGTGGGGAATGGCGAATCAGGTCGATCTGCGTACCACGGGACTCGCAGGCGGCGGACTTGCACCGGCGCCTGCGAGTACGGCTCAAGTTCAGCCGACGTAGGTGGGCGGCACCAGAATAG
- the nadB gene encoding L-aspartate oxidase, which produces MSQQFQHDVLVIGSGAAGLSLALTLPGHLRIAVLSKGDLANGSTFWAQGGVAAVLDDTDTVESHVDDTLNAGGGLCHEDAVRFTVEHSREAIQWLIDQGVPFTRDDQSGTEDGGFEFHLTREGGHSHRRIIHAADATGAAIFKTLLAQAKERSNIELLEQRVAVDLITERRLGMEGERCLGAYVLNRKTGEVDTYGARFVILASGGAAKVYLYTSNPDGACGDGIAMAWRSGCRVANLEFNQFHPTCLYHPQAKSFLITEALRGEGAHLKLPNGERFMYRFDKRAELAPRDIVARAIDHEMKRLGVDCVYLDISHKPEAFIKSHFPTVYERCLGFGIDITKQPIPVVPAAHYTCGGVMVDQNGRTDVPGLYAIGETSFTGLHGANRMASNSLLECFVYARSAAADILAQLDDVTAPNALPAWDASQVTDSDEDVIIAHNWDELRRFMWDYVGIVRTNKRLQRAQHRVRLLLDEIDEFYSNYKVSRDLIELRNLAQVAELMICSAMERKESRGLHYTLDYPDLLPEALDTILVPPTYVG; this is translated from the coding sequence ATGAGCCAACAATTCCAACATGATGTTCTGGTCATAGGCAGCGGTGCTGCCGGTTTGAGTCTCGCGCTGACCCTGCCGGGTCATTTGCGCATTGCCGTATTGAGCAAGGGCGATCTCGCCAATGGATCGACTTTTTGGGCCCAGGGTGGCGTTGCCGCCGTGCTCGACGACACCGACACTGTCGAATCCCATGTCGATGACACCCTGAATGCCGGCGGCGGTCTGTGCCATGAAGACGCTGTACGCTTCACCGTCGAGCACAGCCGCGAAGCCATCCAGTGGCTGATCGATCAAGGCGTCCCCTTCACGCGCGACGATCAGTCCGGCACAGAGGATGGCGGATTCGAGTTCCATCTGACCCGTGAAGGCGGTCACAGCCACCGACGCATCATCCATGCGGCCGATGCAACGGGTGCGGCAATCTTCAAAACCTTGCTGGCTCAGGCCAAAGAGCGTTCGAACATCGAACTGCTGGAACAGCGGGTTGCCGTTGACCTGATCACCGAGCGACGCCTGGGCATGGAAGGCGAACGCTGCCTCGGCGCCTACGTTCTCAACCGTAAAACCGGCGAAGTCGACACTTACGGCGCACGCTTTGTGATTCTGGCCTCGGGCGGCGCGGCCAAGGTCTACCTCTATACCAGTAACCCCGATGGCGCCTGCGGTGATGGCATCGCCATGGCCTGGCGTTCGGGCTGTCGCGTGGCGAACCTGGAATTCAATCAATTCCACCCGACCTGCCTTTATCACCCGCAAGCCAAGAGTTTTTTGATCACCGAAGCCCTGCGCGGCGAAGGCGCCCATTTGAAGCTGCCGAATGGCGAACGCTTCATGTATCGCTTTGACAAGCGCGCCGAACTGGCACCACGCGACATCGTCGCCCGGGCCATTGACCATGAAATGAAGCGCTTGGGCGTCGACTGCGTGTATCTCGATATCAGCCACAAGCCCGAAGCGTTCATTAAAAGTCACTTCCCGACTGTTTATGAGCGCTGCCTCGGTTTCGGCATCGACATCACCAAGCAGCCGATCCCGGTCGTACCGGCCGCGCATTACACCTGCGGCGGTGTAATGGTCGATCAGAATGGCCGCACCGATGTTCCCGGCCTGTATGCGATTGGTGAAACCAGCTTCACCGGCCTGCATGGCGCCAACCGCATGGCCAGCAATTCACTGCTGGAATGCTTCGTCTATGCCCGCTCGGCAGCGGCCGACATCCTCGCGCAACTGGACGATGTCACCGCGCCAAACGCCCTGCCCGCGTGGGATGCCAGCCAGGTGACTGATTCCGACGAAGACGTGATCATCGCGCACAACTGGGATGAACTGCGGCGGTTCATGTGGGACTACGTCGGCATCGTGCGCACCAACAAGCGCCTGCAACGAGCGCAACACCGCGTGCGACTGCTGCTGGACGAGATCGACGAGTTCTACAGCAACTATAAAGTCAGCCGCGATCTGATCGAATTGCGTAACCTGGCACAAGTCGCCGAACTGATGATTTGCTCAGCCATGGAGCGCAAGGAAAGTCGAGGCCTCCATTACACCCTCGACTATCCCGACCTGCTTCCCGAGGCGCTCGACACTATTCTGGTGCCGCCCACCTACGTCGGCTGA
- the rpoE gene encoding RNA polymerase sigma factor RpoE has product MLTQEEDQQLVERVQRGDKRAFDLLVLKYQHKILGLIVRFVHDTHEAQDVAQEAFIKAYRALGNFRGDSAFYTWLYRIAINTAKNYLVSRGRRPPDSDVSSEDAEFYDGDHGLKDLESPERALLRDEIEGTVHRTIQQLPEDLRTALTLREFDGLSYEDIASVMQCPVGTVRSRIFRAREAIDKALQPLLQEN; this is encoded by the coding sequence ATGCTAACCCAGGAAGAGGATCAGCAGCTGGTCGAGCGCGTTCAACGCGGCGACAAGCGAGCTTTCGATCTGTTGGTGCTGAAGTATCAGCACAAGATTCTCGGGTTGATCGTGCGTTTTGTGCACGACACCCATGAAGCCCAGGACGTGGCTCAGGAAGCCTTTATCAAGGCGTATCGAGCACTTGGAAACTTTCGCGGCGACAGTGCGTTTTATACGTGGCTGTACCGTATTGCCATTAACACGGCAAAGAATTACCTCGTTTCACGCGGCCGCCGGCCGCCGGATAGCGATGTAAGTTCCGAAGACGCAGAGTTCTACGATGGCGATCACGGCCTCAAGGATCTCGAGTCACCAGAACGTGCACTGCTGCGGGATGAGATCGAAGGCACCGTCCATCGAACCATCCAGCAACTGCCAGAGGATTTGCGTACGGCTTTAACTTTACGTGAATTCGATGGTCTGAGTTACGAGGACATTGCGAGCGTCATGCAATGTCCGGTGGGTACCGTGCGCTCCCGGATTTTCCGCGCCCGGGAGGCCATCGATAAAGCCCTGCAGCCGTTGTTGCAGGAAAACTGA
- a CDS encoding sigma-E factor negative regulatory protein translates to MSREALQESLSAVMDNEADELELRRVLNALDDVDTRETWARYQIARAAMHKDLLLPRLDIAAAVSAALEDETAPAKVSRSPWRNLGRLAVAASVTVAVLAGVRLYNQDEIAGVELAQQSNQPTLATPQVKGPAVLAGYSESSEATGPMANGVLQGQPGWHDQRLPGYLRQHAQQAALKGTESALPYARAASLENR, encoded by the coding sequence ATGAGTCGTGAAGCCCTGCAGGAATCGCTGTCCGCAGTGATGGATAACGAAGCGGACGAACTGGAATTGCGTCGAGTGCTTAATGCACTGGATGATGTTGATACCCGTGAGACCTGGGCTCGTTACCAGATCGCTCGGGCAGCCATGCACAAGGATCTGCTGCTTCCACGTCTGGATATCGCTGCGGCAGTGTCTGCTGCACTGGAAGACGAAACGGCTCCGGCCAAAGTATCTCGCAGCCCATGGCGCAACCTCGGCCGTCTGGCTGTTGCTGCCTCGGTGACTGTTGCCGTTCTGGCCGGTGTTCGCCTGTACAACCAGGACGAAATCGCTGGCGTCGAACTGGCTCAGCAATCCAATCAGCCAACCCTGGCGACCCCGCAGGTCAAAGGTCCGGCTGTTCTGGCAGGCTATAGTGAGAGTTCGGAAGCTACTGGTCCTATGGCCAACGGCGTACTGCAAGGTCAGCCAGGCTGGCACGATCAGCGTCTGCCAGGTTACTTGCGTCAGCACGCTCAACAGGCTGCACTGAAAGGCACTGAAAGCGCGTTGCCATACGCACGTGCAGCAAGCCTGGAAAACCGTTAA
- a CDS encoding MucB/RseB C-terminal domain-containing protein, translating into MRAIPLLSLLLSGWFIVPAHADEAQDWLTRLGQAEQQQSFHGTFVYERNGSFSTHNIWHRVQNGQVRERLLQLDGSAQEVVRIDGHTQCVSGTLIAGLGDSPNSAARPLDPQKLKNWYDLAVIGKSRVAGRDAVIVSLTPRDQHRYGFELHLDKKTGLPLKSLLLNDKGQLLERFQFTSLNTDEVPSDKDLQADADCKAITLDSDKASAVKTAQVWHSEWLPPGFELTSSTSHKDPETKTQVNSLLYDDGLARFSVFLEPLNGATVTDTRTQLGPTVAVSRRLTTPDGEMMVTVVGEIPIGTAERIALSMRNTDGTATSKQ; encoded by the coding sequence ATGCGCGCCATACCTCTACTTTCGCTTCTGCTGAGTGGCTGGTTCATTGTTCCAGCCCATGCTGATGAGGCCCAGGACTGGTTGACCCGTCTGGGCCAGGCCGAGCAGCAGCAAAGCTTTCACGGCACATTCGTTTACGAGCGTAACGGTAGTTTTTCTACCCATAACATCTGGCATCGCGTCCAGAATGGCCAGGTCCGCGAGCGTTTACTCCAGCTCGACGGTTCGGCGCAGGAAGTCGTGCGCATTGATGGACACACTCAATGCGTCAGTGGCACCCTGATTGCCGGGCTGGGGGATTCTCCCAACTCAGCCGCTCGTCCCCTCGATCCGCAAAAGCTGAAAAACTGGTATGACCTTGCCGTCATCGGCAAATCGCGCGTGGCTGGGCGAGACGCAGTGATCGTATCGCTGACGCCTCGCGATCAGCATCGTTACGGGTTTGAGCTGCATCTGGACAAGAAAACGGGCTTGCCGTTGAAGTCGTTGCTGCTGAACGACAAGGGACAGTTGCTCGAACGCTTCCAGTTCACCAGTCTCAATACTGACGAAGTCCCTTCGGACAAAGATTTGCAGGCCGATGCCGACTGTAAAGCGATTACGCTCGACAGCGACAAGGCTTCGGCCGTCAAGACCGCACAGGTCTGGCACTCTGAATGGCTGCCGCCGGGTTTTGAATTGACCAGCAGCACCTCGCACAAAGATCCGGAAACCAAGACACAGGTCAACAGCCTGCTGTATGACGATGGTCTGGCGCGGTTCTCGGTGTTCCTTGAGCCTTTGAACGGAGCAACAGTGACCGATACGCGGACTCAACTTGGCCCGACCGTTGCCGTTTCTCGTCGCCTGACTACCCCCGACGGCGAAATGATGGTCACGGTGGTTGGCGAGATTCCGATTGGCACCGCCGAACGAATTGCTCTGTCGATGCGTAATACCGATGGCACTGCAACCAGCAAGCAGTGA